The proteins below come from a single Myxococcota bacterium genomic window:
- a CDS encoding bifunctional aldolase/short-chain dehydrogenase: protein MQKRWSDAESGEFRARYAAWGEALALRVYTSRLIGADPDLVLHGGGNTSVKSRARDLFGREVDVLCVKGSGWDLAKIEPAGLPALRLEPLVALRALDALSDEDMVAEQRRAMLDASGPSPSIETLLHAFLPARFVDHSHADAILALTNQPDGEQRVRALYGGRVGWVPYVMPGFALAKRAAEIFEKDPGVEGLVLEKHGLFSFGDDAKTSYERHIALVARARAQIESQTEGRRPLDARPVVAMREWNEIAPVVRGALAAASGDPDRPWRRFVLEHRSSDEVLHFAAAAQGPALAAAPPITPDHVIRTKGPYLFVERPPYASYESLAARLREEVDGYRRRYTEYFQRCTAARGVTRTMLDSTPRVLVLPGIGLVAAGESRAAARVAADIAEHTLRTKIWATAIGQYEGLSELDLFDVEYWGLEQAKLGKGESLPLAGQVALVTGGAGAIGEGVARELLRAGAQVLLVDLDEPRLEATRARLGPAVEVFRADVADEGDVRDAFRHAAQLFGGVDLVVVNAGIARSGALADLDLDDFRAAVDVNLTGAFLTLREGLTQLKRQGSGGNVVIVSTKNVFAPGAQFGAYSASKAGAHQLGRVAALEAAAFGVRVNLVNADAVFGAPENPSGLWREVGPARAAARGLEPEQLEDFYRDRNLLHARVTPEHVGRAVLFFARQDTPTTGAVLPVDGGLPEAFPR, encoded by the coding sequence AGAAGCGCTGGAGTGACGCGGAGTCCGGCGAGTTCCGCGCGCGCTACGCGGCGTGGGGCGAGGCGCTCGCGCTGCGCGTCTACACGTCGCGACTCATCGGCGCCGATCCCGACCTGGTGCTGCACGGCGGCGGCAACACGTCGGTGAAGTCGCGCGCGCGCGACTTGTTCGGGCGCGAGGTCGACGTGCTGTGCGTGAAGGGCAGCGGCTGGGACCTGGCGAAGATCGAGCCCGCGGGCCTGCCCGCGCTGCGGCTCGAGCCGTTGGTCGCGCTGCGCGCGCTCGATGCGCTGTCCGACGAGGACATGGTGGCCGAGCAGCGCCGCGCCATGCTCGACGCGTCGGGTCCGAGCCCGAGCATCGAGACACTCCTGCACGCGTTCCTGCCGGCGCGCTTCGTCGACCACTCACACGCCGACGCGATCCTGGCGCTCACCAACCAGCCCGACGGCGAGCAGCGCGTGCGCGCGTTGTACGGCGGGCGCGTCGGCTGGGTGCCCTACGTGATGCCGGGCTTCGCGCTGGCCAAGCGCGCGGCCGAGATCTTCGAGAAGGACCCGGGCGTGGAGGGGCTCGTGCTCGAGAAGCACGGCCTGTTCAGCTTCGGCGACGACGCGAAGACGAGCTACGAGCGTCACATTGCGCTGGTCGCACGCGCGCGCGCGCAGATCGAGTCGCAGACCGAGGGCCGCCGGCCGCTCGACGCGCGGCCGGTGGTCGCGATGCGCGAGTGGAACGAGATCGCGCCCGTGGTGCGCGGCGCGCTGGCCGCGGCCTCGGGCGATCCCGACCGGCCCTGGCGGCGCTTCGTGCTCGAGCACCGGAGCTCCGACGAGGTCCTGCACTTCGCGGCCGCCGCGCAGGGCCCGGCGCTCGCGGCGGCGCCGCCGATCACGCCGGACCACGTGATCCGCACCAAGGGCCCGTACCTGTTCGTCGAGCGCCCGCCCTACGCCAGCTACGAGTCACTCGCCGCCCGGCTGCGCGAGGAGGTCGACGGCTACCGCAGGCGCTACACGGAGTACTTCCAGCGCTGCACGGCGGCGCGGGGAGTCACTCGCACCATGCTCGACTCCACGCCGCGCGTGCTGGTGCTGCCGGGCATCGGCCTGGTCGCGGCGGGCGAGTCGCGCGCGGCGGCGCGCGTGGCGGCCGACATCGCCGAGCACACGCTGCGCACGAAGATCTGGGCCACGGCGATCGGCCAGTACGAAGGCCTTTCCGAGCTCGACCTGTTCGACGTGGAGTACTGGGGGCTCGAGCAGGCGAAGCTCGGCAAGGGCGAGTCACTGCCGCTCGCGGGCCAGGTGGCGCTGGTGACCGGCGGCGCGGGGGCGATCGGCGAGGGCGTGGCGCGCGAGCTGCTGCGCGCCGGCGCCCAGGTCCTGCTGGTCGACCTGGACGAGCCGCGGCTCGAGGCCACGCGCGCGCGCCTCGGGCCGGCGGTCGAAGTCTTCCGCGCCGACGTCGCCGACGAGGGCGACGTGCGCGACGCCTTCCGGCACGCGGCCCAGCTGTTCGGCGGCGTCGACCTCGTGGTGGTGAACGCGGGCATCGCGCGCAGCGGCGCGCTCGCCGACCTCGACCTCGACGACTTCCGCGCCGCGGTCGACGTGAACCTCACGGGCGCGTTCCTCACGCTGCGCGAAGGTCTCACGCAGCTGAAGCGCCAGGGGAGCGGCGGCAACGTGGTGATCGTCTCGACCAAGAACGTGTTCGCGCCCGGCGCGCAGTTCGGCGCGTACAGCGCCTCGAAAGCCGGCGCGCACCAGCTCGGGCGCGTGGCGGCGCTCGAAGCGGCGGCGTTCGGCGTGCGCGTGAACCTGGTCAACGCCGACGCCGTGTTCGGCGCGCCCGAGAACCCGTCGGGTCTGTGGCGCGAGGTGGGCCCGGCGCGCGCCGCGGCGCGCGGGCTCGAGCCCGAGCAGCTCGAGGATTTCTACCGCGACCGCAACCTGCTGCACGCGCGAGTCACTCCCGAGCACGTCGGGCGCGCGGTGCTGTTCTTCGCGCGGCAGGACACTCCCACGACCGGCGCCGTGCTGCCGGTCGACGGCGGCCTGCCGGAGGCGTTTCCCCGCTAG
- a CDS encoding nucleoside recognition domain-containing protein, whose protein sequence is MLNGIFVALVVGAVVAAALTGKMPDVNDAALAAAKSAVDILIGLIGVMALWLGFMRVLREAGVLAGLARALAPALRRLFPDVPPDHPAMGAIVMNLAANVLGLGNAATPFGLKAMRELESLNARPGVATNAMALFLTINTSGLAVLPLGAIAVRASLGSDNAAGILVPSLVASACATLVGIVAAKLLERWPVFAPERAAVPESVTPPAAPALDFAALAEAEKLAAPVPLATPVRSAVAMVCLAAVLVGVLRAFSAEPTFATAKDVLSSWLLPALMAGIALTGFARRIPVYDAFIVGAREGLAIAVTVLPYLLAILVAVGLFRASGALDALVSAVAPVTGLVGFPAEALPMALIRPLSGSGALAVMTETMQHYGPDSFPGFLACVINGSSETTFYVLALYLGSVRVRASRHTVLACLAADLAGVAAALGASRLFF, encoded by the coding sequence GTGCTGAACGGGATCTTCGTGGCGCTCGTCGTCGGCGCGGTGGTCGCCGCCGCGCTCACGGGCAAGATGCCCGACGTGAACGACGCGGCCCTGGCCGCGGCCAAGAGCGCCGTCGACATCCTGATCGGGCTGATCGGCGTCATGGCGCTGTGGCTGGGCTTCATGCGCGTGCTGCGCGAGGCGGGCGTTCTGGCCGGGCTCGCGCGCGCGCTCGCGCCCGCGCTGCGCCGGCTCTTCCCCGACGTGCCCCCCGATCACCCGGCCATGGGCGCGATCGTGATGAACTTGGCCGCCAACGTGCTGGGCCTGGGCAACGCGGCGACGCCCTTCGGGCTGAAGGCCATGCGCGAGCTCGAGTCACTGAATGCGCGGCCCGGTGTCGCGACCAACGCCATGGCGCTCTTCCTCACCATCAACACCTCGGGGCTCGCGGTGCTGCCGCTGGGCGCGATCGCGGTGCGCGCGAGTCTCGGCTCGGACAACGCGGCGGGCATCCTCGTGCCCTCGCTCGTGGCCAGCGCCTGCGCGACGCTGGTCGGAATCGTGGCGGCCAAGCTGCTCGAGCGCTGGCCGGTGTTCGCGCCCGAGCGCGCGGCCGTGCCCGAGTCAGTGACTCCCCCCGCCGCGCCGGCGCTCGACTTCGCGGCCCTGGCCGAAGCGGAGAAGCTCGCGGCGCCCGTCCCGCTCGCGACCCCGGTGCGCTCCGCGGTCGCGATGGTGTGTCTGGCCGCCGTGCTGGTCGGGGTTCTGCGCGCGTTCTCCGCCGAGCCCACCTTCGCCACGGCCAAGGACGTGCTCTCGTCGTGGCTCCTGCCGGCGCTCATGGCCGGGATCGCGCTCACCGGCTTCGCGCGGCGCATCCCCGTGTACGACGCGTTCATCGTGGGCGCGCGCGAGGGGCTCGCGATCGCAGTCACCGTGCTGCCGTACCTGCTGGCGATCCTGGTCGCGGTGGGCCTGTTCCGGGCCTCGGGTGCGCTCGACGCGCTGGTCTCCGCGGTGGCGCCGGTCACGGGGCTCGTGGGCTTTCCCGCCGAGGCGCTGCCCATGGCGCTGATCCGGCCGCTCTCGGGCAGCGGCGCCCTCGCGGTCATGACGGAGACCATGCAGCACTACGGGCCTGACTCGTTCCCGGGCTTCCTGGCCTGCGTGATCAACGGCTCCAGCGAGACCACGTTCTACGTGCTGGCGCTCTACCTGGGCAGCGTGCGCGTGCGTGCGTCGCGCCACACCGTGCTGGCGTGCCTGGCGGCGGACCTCGCGGGGGTGGCGGCGGCGCTGGGCGCGAGCCGCCTGTTCTTCTGA
- a CDS encoding TIGR04211 family SH3 domain-containing protein has translation MRLYAATVALAAFWAAPFARGADYLGGEVRVYVRSGPGLEFRILKTLTAGLPAQKLSVEGEWVQVRIPGETEGWIPIGNLVNEEPASVALPKLKEKLAAAEARATELDQKVTAQAASLEELAQLKERNRVLEDDASRASSTARWKSLAAGSGITLVGILIGLLAPRGSGQRSRLKL, from the coding sequence GTGAGGCTCTACGCGGCCACCGTGGCACTCGCGGCTTTCTGGGCCGCACCGTTCGCGCGCGGAGCGGACTATCTCGGCGGCGAGGTGCGCGTGTACGTGCGCTCCGGGCCCGGGCTCGAGTTCCGCATCCTGAAGACGCTGACTGCCGGCCTGCCCGCGCAGAAGCTCTCGGTCGAAGGCGAGTGGGTCCAGGTGCGGATCCCCGGCGAGACCGAGGGCTGGATCCCGATCGGCAACCTGGTGAACGAAGAGCCCGCGAGCGTGGCGCTGCCCAAGCTGAAGGAGAAACTCGCCGCCGCGGAGGCGCGTGCGACCGAGCTCGACCAGAAGGTCACTGCGCAGGCCGCCTCGCTGGAGGAGCTCGCGCAGCTCAAGGAGCGCAACCGCGTGCTCGAGGACGACGCCTCGCGCGCGAGCTCGACCGCGCGCTGGAAGTCGCTCGCGGCGGGCTCGGGCATCACGCTCGTCGGCATCTTGATCGGCCTGCTCGCGCCGCGCGGTTCGGGTCAGCGAAGCCGCCTGAAGCTCTAG
- a CDS encoding ATP-binding protein, with the protein MATRRRSTREALAYRWRRGRLEPIRHPDVYPLDGLIGVERSVERLRANIAAFTRGEPALDALLYGERGTGKSSAVRGLLAEFGAAGFRLIEVRRDALLELSELWPALRVRRGRFAVFCDDLSFEENDTSWKQLKAELDGGLEARPQNALVIATSNRRHLVPERMSENREAVLDPDGLLHPGETAEEKVSLSDRFGLLLPFFAFDQETYLRIARHHARELGLAGRVSPEEFERGVLRFALERGTRSGRTARQACIAVAQSLLGGTK; encoded by the coding sequence ATGGCGACCCGGCGCCGCAGCACGCGCGAGGCGCTCGCGTACCGCTGGCGTCGCGGCCGGCTCGAGCCCATCCGACACCCCGATGTGTACCCCCTGGACGGACTCATCGGCGTGGAGCGCTCGGTCGAGAGACTGCGCGCGAACATCGCGGCCTTCACGCGCGGCGAGCCCGCGCTCGACGCCTTGCTCTACGGTGAGCGCGGCACGGGCAAGTCTTCGGCGGTGCGCGGGCTCCTGGCGGAGTTCGGCGCCGCGGGCTTCCGGCTGATCGAAGTGCGGCGCGACGCGCTGCTCGAGCTGTCCGAGCTCTGGCCCGCGCTGCGCGTCCGGCGCGGGCGCTTCGCGGTGTTCTGCGACGACCTGTCGTTCGAGGAGAACGACACGAGCTGGAAGCAGCTCAAGGCCGAGCTCGACGGCGGCCTCGAGGCGCGGCCCCAGAACGCGCTGGTGATCGCCACCTCGAACCGCCGCCACCTGGTGCCCGAGCGGATGTCGGAGAATCGCGAGGCGGTGCTCGACCCCGACGGCCTCTTGCACCCGGGCGAGACCGCCGAAGAGAAAGTCTCGCTCTCGGACCGCTTCGGGCTCTTGCTGCCGTTCTTCGCCTTCGACCAGGAGACCTACCTGCGGATCGCCCGCCACCACGCGCGAGAGCTCGGCCTCGCCGGCCGAGTCAGCCCCGAGGAGTTCGAGCGCGGCGTGCTGCGCTTCGCGCTCGAGCGCGGCACGCGCAGCGGGCGCACCGCGCGCCAGGCGTGCATCGCCGTGGCGCAGTCACTCCTGGGAGGCACGAAGTGA
- the purU gene encoding formyltetrahydrofolate deformylase, which yields MSETATLVVSCPDRKGLVAALASLLHDHGANIREAQQHLDPVDRIFSQRIQFDLADLDLPRAQLEELLRIECGRYQMRWRISYSDRAKRVAIFVSRFEHCLYDLLIRHRLGELRCEIPLVISNHPELEPIATQFGVAWRVFPIDKQSKAAQEARELELLERERIDLVVLARYMQVLSAEFIARYPERIINIHHSTLPAFVGARPYHQAHERGVKLVGATAHYATSDLDQGPIIAQDVVACSHRDTVEDLVRKGRDVERMVLASAVRAHLDDRIVALGRRTVVF from the coding sequence GTGAGCGAGACCGCGACGCTGGTGGTCTCGTGCCCCGACCGCAAGGGCCTGGTCGCGGCGCTCGCGTCCCTCTTGCACGACCACGGCGCGAACATCCGCGAGGCGCAGCAGCACCTGGACCCGGTGGACCGCATCTTCAGCCAGCGCATCCAGTTCGACCTGGCCGACCTGGACCTGCCGCGCGCGCAGCTCGAGGAGCTCCTGCGCATCGAGTGCGGCCGCTACCAGATGCGCTGGCGCATCTCCTACTCGGACCGCGCCAAGCGCGTGGCGATCTTCGTGTCGCGCTTCGAGCACTGCCTGTACGATCTGTTGATCCGGCACCGCCTGGGCGAGCTGCGCTGCGAGATCCCGCTCGTGATCTCGAACCATCCGGAGCTCGAGCCGATCGCGACACAGTTCGGTGTAGCCTGGCGCGTGTTCCCGATCGACAAGCAGAGCAAGGCCGCGCAGGAGGCGCGCGAGCTCGAGCTGCTCGAGCGCGAGCGCATCGACCTGGTCGTGCTCGCCCGCTACATGCAGGTGCTCTCGGCGGAGTTCATCGCACGCTACCCCGAGCGCATCATCAACATCCACCACAGCACGCTGCCCGCGTTCGTGGGTGCGCGGCCCTACCACCAGGCGCACGAGCGGGGCGTGAAGCTGGTGGGCGCGACCGCGCACTACGCCACGTCGGACCTCGACCAGGGCCCGATCATCGCGCAGGACGTCGTGGCCTGCTCCCACCGCGACACGGTCGAAGACCTGGTGCGCAAGGGCCGCGACGTGGAGCGCATGGTGCTCGCCAGCGCCGTGCGCGCCCACCTCGACGACCGCATCGTCGCGCTGGGCCGGCGCACGGTGGTGTTCTAG
- the groL gene encoding chaperonin GroEL (60 kDa chaperone family; promotes refolding of misfolded polypeptides especially under stressful conditions; forms two stacked rings of heptamers to form a barrel-shaped 14mer; ends can be capped by GroES; misfolded proteins enter the barrel where they are refolded when GroES binds) → MGAKELRFDEAARRGLQRGVDALADAVKVTMGPRGRNVLIEKSWGAPTSTKDGVTVAKAVELENKFENLGAQMVKEVASKTSDVAGDGTTTATVLAQAIYAQGLKLVAAGAAPMALKRGIDTAVAAITEQLAKSSRKVRGKDEIAQVGRVSSNGDESIGAMIAEAMERVGKEGVITVEEAKTMDTELDVVEGMRFDRGYLSPYFVTNPERMEGAYDDPYLLIHEKKISNMRELVPLLEAVARSGKALIIIAEDIEGEALATLVVNKIRGTLNVAACKAPGFGDRRKAMLEDIGVLTGGKSLSEDLGVKLENVTLADLGRAKRVVLDRENTTIIGGAGKKSDIEGRIAQIRKQIEETDSDYDKEKLQERLAKLAGGVAVIRVGAATEAELKEKKARVEDALHATRAAVEEGIVAGGGVALVRAEKALADLGLSGDEALGAEIVRHAVTAPLRQIAMNSGQDGSVVLSRVREKGGDFGYNAATEQYTDLVKDGIIDPTKVVRSALQNAASVAGLLITTEAAIVDKPEPPAPMPGGAPDMGGMGGMGGMGGMPGMGGMDF, encoded by the coding sequence ATGGGTGCCAAGGAGCTTCGCTTCGACGAGGCCGCGCGCCGCGGCCTGCAGCGCGGGGTCGACGCGCTCGCCGACGCCGTGAAGGTCACCATGGGACCGCGCGGCCGGAACGTGCTGATCGAGAAGAGCTGGGGCGCGCCGACCTCGACCAAGGACGGAGTCACCGTCGCCAAGGCGGTCGAGCTCGAGAACAAGTTCGAGAACCTGGGCGCGCAGATGGTGAAGGAGGTCGCATCGAAGACCTCGGACGTGGCCGGCGACGGCACCACCACCGCCACCGTGCTCGCGCAGGCGATCTACGCGCAGGGCCTGAAGCTCGTGGCCGCGGGCGCGGCGCCGATGGCGCTGAAGCGCGGCATCGACACCGCGGTCGCCGCGATCACCGAGCAGCTCGCCAAGAGCTCGCGCAAGGTGCGCGGCAAGGACGAGATCGCGCAGGTCGGGCGTGTCTCGTCCAACGGCGACGAGTCGATCGGCGCGATGATCGCCGAGGCGATGGAGAGAGTCGGCAAAGAGGGCGTGATCACCGTCGAGGAAGCCAAGACGATGGACACGGAGCTCGACGTGGTCGAGGGCATGCGCTTCGACCGCGGCTATCTCTCGCCCTACTTCGTGACCAACCCGGAGCGCATGGAGGGCGCGTACGACGACCCGTATCTCCTGATCCACGAGAAGAAGATCTCGAACATGCGCGAGCTGGTGCCGCTGCTCGAAGCGGTGGCGCGCTCGGGCAAGGCGCTGATCATCATCGCCGAGGACATCGAGGGCGAGGCGCTCGCGACGCTCGTGGTCAACAAGATCCGCGGCACGCTGAACGTGGCCGCCTGCAAGGCGCCGGGCTTCGGCGACCGCCGCAAGGCCATGCTGGAAGACATCGGTGTGCTGACCGGCGGCAAGTCACTCTCCGAGGACCTGGGCGTGAAGCTCGAGAACGTGACTCTCGCCGACCTGGGCCGGGCCAAGCGCGTGGTGCTGGACCGCGAGAACACCACGATCATCGGCGGCGCGGGCAAGAAGTCCGACATCGAGGGCCGTATCGCGCAGATCCGCAAGCAGATCGAAGAGACCGACTCCGACTACGACAAGGAGAAGCTGCAGGAGCGGCTGGCGAAGCTGGCGGGCGGCGTGGCGGTGATTCGCGTCGGCGCCGCGACCGAGGCCGAGCTGAAGGAGAAGAAGGCGCGCGTCGAGGACGCGCTGCACGCCACTCGCGCGGCGGTCGAAGAGGGCATCGTGGCGGGCGGTGGCGTGGCGCTGGTGCGCGCCGAGAAGGCGCTCGCAGACCTGGGTCTCTCGGGCGACGAGGCGCTCGGCGCCGAGATCGTGCGTCACGCGGTGACTGCGCCGCTGCGCCAGATCGCCATGAACTCGGGCCAGGACGGCTCGGTCGTGCTCTCGCGCGTGCGCGAGAAGGGCGGTGACTTCGGCTACAACGCCGCCACCGAGCAGTACACCGACCTGGTGAAGGACGGGATCATCGACCCGACCAAGGTGGTGCGCAGCGCGCTGCAGAACGCGGCCAGCGTGGCGGGCCTGCTCATCACCACCGAGGCGGCGATCGTCGACAAGCCCGAGCCCCCCGCGCCGATGCCGGGCGGTGCGCCCGACATGGGCGGGATGGGCGGAATGGGCGGCATGGGTGGCATGCCGGGCATGGGCGGAATGGACTTCTAG
- the groES gene encoding co-chaperone GroES, translating into MAAKVRPLHNRLIVQRIDEESKTAGGIIIPDTAKEKPTEGKVIAAGPGKRDDKGNLIAMDVKKGDRVLFSKYSGNEVTLDGEDTLIISEDDVLAILE; encoded by the coding sequence ATGGCAGCCAAAGTCCGCCCGCTCCACAACCGGCTGATCGTCCAGCGCATCGACGAGGAGTCGAAGACCGCTGGCGGGATCATCATTCCCGACACCGCCAAAGAGAAGCCGACCGAGGGCAAGGTGATCGCCGCCGGCCCCGGCAAGCGGGACGACAAGGGCAACCTGATCGCCATGGACGTCAAGAAGGGCGACCGCGTGCTCTTCTCGAAGTACTCCGGCAACGAAGTCACGCTCGACGGCGAGGACACCCTGATCATCTCCGAGGACGACGTCCTCGCGATCCTGGAGTAG
- a CDS encoding secretin N-terminal domain-containing protein, whose product MRAGVIAAVLCVLVAGNALAQAGFRIYEPRSRTAEELAPLVAPMLGPDGSAVADAHGGSLVLEGDPAAIQQALSALETLDRPLAQYRIESETRSRDSLEGAAARIGGWSDRGTFRVARVSAGAGAGARTHSVAASVVVLEGRTADVWTGTEVPLHFGGEVALVPVQSGFRVRPRTLGTGEIELEITPIMAEQGRRGTIRELGAATALRVRPGESLALAGVAEEAAERGAGFPAGARAEAGTSDSLIVVRVTPFESLPAAPAR is encoded by the coding sequence ATGAGGGCCGGAGTCATCGCCGCGGTCCTGTGTGTGCTGGTCGCGGGGAACGCCCTCGCGCAGGCCGGCTTCCGCATCTACGAGCCGCGCTCGCGCACGGCCGAGGAGCTGGCCCCCCTGGTCGCGCCCATGCTCGGGCCGGACGGCAGCGCCGTGGCGGACGCCCACGGAGGCAGCCTGGTGCTGGAAGGCGATCCGGCGGCGATCCAGCAGGCGCTTTCGGCGCTCGAGACGTTGGACCGGCCGCTGGCGCAGTACCGGATCGAGTCCGAGACCCGCAGCCGCGACTCGCTCGAGGGCGCCGCGGCGCGCATCGGCGGCTGGAGCGACCGCGGCACGTTCCGGGTGGCGCGCGTGTCGGCCGGCGCCGGCGCGGGCGCGCGCACGCACTCGGTCGCGGCCAGCGTGGTGGTGCTCGAGGGCCGCACGGCCGACGTCTGGACCGGGACCGAGGTGCCGCTGCACTTCGGCGGCGAGGTGGCGCTGGTGCCGGTGCAGAGCGGCTTCCGCGTGCGGCCGCGCACGCTGGGGACCGGCGAGATCGAGCTCGAGATCACGCCGATCATGGCGGAGCAGGGCCGGCGCGGCACGATCCGCGAGCTGGGCGCCGCCACGGCGCTGCGGGTCCGGCCCGGCGAGTCGCTCGCGCTCGCGGGCGTCGCCGAAGAGGCGGCCGAGCGCGGCGCGGGCTTCCCGGCCGGCGCGCGCGCCGAGGCCGGCACGAGTGACTCGCTGATCGTGGTGCGGGTGACTCCCTTCGAGAGCTTGCCCGCCGCGCCCGCGCGCTAG
- a CDS encoding acyl-CoA dehydrogenase family protein, translated as MPNPLGIDRTRKTLAELQAPLGRAIAAARTRDIDEQQVAVARLADVATRLRAAQDLAAWAESAGGIYREQAAVFAGQVVSDVSRLVRDHGPEHGLTAADLPSEESQAFAREALSEERVRAIGRAVAAQRGRNDCPLDETLVLTRDAARSFAESEVAPQAERIHRHDELVPESFIKNMSELGYFGLSIPEKYGGVEMGNVAMVITTEELSRASLAAAGSLITRPEILAKALLAGGTEAQKAHWLPKIAAGELMVGISVTEPDVGSDVASVKCRAERATQNGVAGWEINGPKAWCTFAGRADVLAVLCRTDPDMSKGNRGLTLFIVPKPRALGHEFDFSQPGGGRLVGKADATPGYRGMHSFTLSFERWFVPADHAVGGESGIGKGFVLQMGGFAAGRLQTGGRACGLAQAALEKTAEYVVDRVQFGKPLIDFQLTEYKLGWMATQVAAARAITYAAAAAMDEDERRAAPYASQAKLLACDVAVAVSQEGQLLHGGWGYAEEYAISRYVVDAQVLPIFEGVKATLLLKVIGRALVA; from the coding sequence GTGCCGAACCCCCTGGGCATCGACCGGACCCGAAAGACTCTCGCGGAGCTGCAGGCGCCGCTCGGGCGCGCAATTGCCGCCGCACGCACGCGCGACATCGACGAGCAACAGGTCGCCGTTGCTCGGCTCGCCGACGTCGCGACCCGGCTGCGCGCCGCCCAGGACCTGGCGGCCTGGGCCGAGTCCGCGGGCGGGATCTACCGCGAGCAGGCCGCGGTGTTCGCCGGCCAGGTGGTCTCGGACGTGTCGCGGCTGGTGCGCGACCACGGCCCCGAGCACGGACTCACCGCCGCCGACCTGCCCAGCGAGGAGAGCCAGGCGTTCGCGCGCGAAGCGCTGTCCGAGGAGCGCGTGCGCGCGATCGGGCGCGCGGTGGCCGCGCAGCGCGGACGGAACGACTGCCCGCTCGACGAGACCCTCGTGCTCACGCGCGACGCCGCGCGCTCGTTCGCCGAGTCCGAGGTGGCACCGCAGGCCGAGCGCATCCACCGCCACGACGAGCTCGTGCCGGAGTCGTTCATCAAGAACATGTCGGAGCTGGGTTACTTCGGTCTCTCGATCCCCGAGAAGTACGGCGGCGTCGAGATGGGCAACGTGGCCATGGTGATCACCACCGAGGAGCTGTCGCGCGCCTCGCTCGCGGCGGCCGGCTCGCTGATCACGCGGCCCGAGATCCTGGCCAAGGCGCTGCTCGCGGGCGGCACCGAGGCGCAGAAGGCGCACTGGCTGCCCAAGATCGCGGCGGGGGAGCTGATGGTCGGCATCTCGGTGACCGAGCCCGACGTGGGCAGCGACGTCGCTTCGGTGAAGTGCCGCGCCGAACGCGCGACACAGAACGGTGTCGCTGGCTGGGAGATCAACGGGCCCAAGGCCTGGTGCACCTTCGCCGGCCGCGCCGACGTGCTGGCCGTGCTGTGCCGCACCGACCCCGACATGTCGAAGGGCAACCGCGGACTCACGCTGTTCATCGTGCCCAAGCCGCGCGCGCTCGGGCACGAGTTCGACTTCTCGCAGCCCGGCGGCGGGCGCCTGGTCGGCAAGGCCGACGCCACCCCCGGCTACCGCGGCATGCACTCGTTCACGCTCTCGTTCGAGCGCTGGTTCGTGCCCGCCGACCACGCCGTGGGCGGTGAGTCGGGCATCGGCAAGGGCTTCGTCCTGCAGATGGGCGGCTTCGCCGCGGGCCGGCTCCAGACCGGCGGCCGCGCCTGCGGTCTGGCGCAGGCAGCGCTCGAGAAGACGGCCGAATACGTGGTCGACCGGGTCCAGTTCGGCAAGCCGCTGATCGACTTCCAGCTGACGGAGTACAAGCTGGGCTGGATGGCCACGCAGGTCGCCGCGGCGCGCGCCATCACCTACGCCGCCGCCGCCGCCATGGACGAGGACGAACGGCGCGCGGCGCCCTACGCGTCGCAGGCCAAGCTGCTCGCCTGCGACGTCGCGGTCGCGGTGAGTCAGGAGGGGCAGCTCCTGCACGGCGGCTGGGGCTACGCCGAGGAGTACGCGATCAGCCGCTACGTGGTCGACGCCCAGGTGCTGCCGATCTTCGAGGGCGTGAAGGCGACGCTCCTCTTGAAGGTGATCGGGCGGGCGCTGGTCGCCTAG